A stretch of Fusarium poae strain DAOMC 252244 chromosome 2, whole genome shotgun sequence DNA encodes these proteins:
- a CDS encoding hypothetical protein (BUSCO:30869at5125) codes for MSQNSKNGNIMSFFKPMARSQTPKATKSSTPDPPSSPPTHSYPLEQKATTPVKKTASPAPNRVIQASDDEDDFGSSSDDSLEDLSTIIGRGRPAKATQSPARNLFATPKAKRTAVEFHTSPLTIISKHKFDLKALAKDARQDDAITASSMRAKAFSNFVNQADAQMTIDETSHDVMEGIVKNNTGQDAQKVMRAVKRSETGQSELRYCFFSKDYTMPPPSPAPKKLNKGHWRLLTQGDHKTREQHLASGVPLTLLQLKGGLPEELFDWILNDICAQKSSLVRQEYCNLLSNCTDLIEPRITPQRLEELLYRFGASPELGQCDSELDISKPSVEPYEGRDWSPLSSFLSLLTAVSPYMSEDSVVYASQALLRMSMDKFLIYDINLLTTYEVTIGTLLEAIPQPSWDAFCLETCTLLHTLVKAQCVRTNALACLPVSKTRAHEMRRRLAVVFLFDDPALARFHPDNTVTIRGIIKRLDHSDFTVGPKTDFTELQANILLLNISVDDGSFIPSDDPEYEKQFNIDIDELAGKLREIWRKINDAGMKLARTEAKSVIEWVQQRLAHSVRTRRKAKKSIFDLPSQNQDHFLPEQQSYMKNFLRKT; via the exons ATGTCTCAGAATAGCAAAAATGGTAATATCATGAGCTTCTTCAAGCCCATGGCAAGATCTCAAACACCAAAGGCCACCAAATCCTCAACACCAGATCCGCCATCTTCTCCGCCAACACATTCATATCCGCTGGAACAAAAGGCGACTACCCCCGTGAAAAAGACAGCATCGCCAGCCCCAAACCGTGTGATTCAAGCctcagatgatgaggacgactTCGGATCTTCTTCCGACGACTCGCTCGAAGATCTATCTACCATCATCGGACGAGGGCGACCAGCAAAGGCAACCCAGTCTCCTGCCCGCAACCTATTTGCCACGCCGAAAGCAAAGAGAACTGCTGTCGAGTTTCATACCTCTCCGTTAACCATAATATCCAAGCACAAATTCGACCTGAAAGCGTTAGCCAAGGATGCTCGCCAGGACGATGCTATTACAGCAAGCTCGATGAGAGCAAAAGCTTTCTCAAATTTTGTCAACCAAGCAGATGCACAAATGACGATAGACGAGACATCACATGATGTCATGGAGGGTATTGTCAAGAACAACACAGGTCAAGATGCACAGAAAGTTATGCGAGCAGTGAAAAGATCAGAAACTGGCCAGTCGGAACTCCGGTATTGCTTCTTCTCTAAAGACTACACCATGCCTCCTCCCAGTCCTGCCCCGAAGAAGTTAAACAAGGGTCACTGGAGGTTGTTAACCCAGGGCGATCACAAAACTCGCGAACAGCATCTTGCATCTGGTGTGCCACTCACTCTGCTCCAGCTGAAAGGAGGTTTACCAGAAGAGCTGTTCGATTGGATCTTGAACGACATATGTGCCCAAAAATCATCTCTTGTCAGGCAAGAATATTGCAACCTGCTCAGTAATTGCACAGATCTTATCGAACCACGTATCACGCCGCAGCGACTAGAAGAGCTGCTGTATCGTTTTGGCGCCTCCCCTGAGCTCGGGCAGTGTGACTCGGAATTAGACATATCAAAACCCAGCGTTGAGCCTTATGAAGGACGCGACTGGTCACCTCTGAGCTCCTTCCTATCACTCCTGACAGCTGTATCACCGTACATGTCCGAAGACTCTGTTGTTTACGCATCACAGGCGCTGCTGCGTATGTCGATGGATAAGTTTTTGATCTACGACATCAATCTCCTGACTACCTACGAGGTTACTATTGGCACTCTCTTGGAAGCCATTCCTCAGCCCAGTTGGGACGCATTC TGTCTCGAAACCTGCACACTATTACATACCTTGGTCAAGGCACAATGTGTCCGGACGAATGCTCTAGCATGTCTGCCCGTCAGTAAGACGAGGGCCCATGAAATGAGACGACGACTGGCTGTGGTGTTCTTGTTCGATGATCCAGCTTTGGCCCGCTTTCATCCTGATAATACAGTGACTATCCGTGGAATCATCAAGAGACTAGACCACAGTGACTTCACTGTCGGGCCTAAAACAGACTTTACTGAATTGCAAGCCAACATTCTACTCCTTAACATCTCAGTAGATGACGGTTCTTTCATACCATCTGATGATCCGGAATATGAGAAACAATTCAATATCGACATCGACGAGCTCGCAGGAAAGCTACGAGAGATCTGGCGAAAGATCAATGACGCAGGGATGAAGCTTGCTCGCACGGAAGCAAAGAGTGTGATAGAATGGGTACAGCAGCGACTGGCACACTCTGTTCGCACTCGCcggaaggccaagaagagcaTATTTGACCTTCCAAGCCAAAATCAAGATCATTTTCTTCCCGAACAACAGAGCTACATGAAAAACTTCCTGCGCAAGACCTAA
- a CDS encoding hypothetical protein (TransMembrane:9 (o12-33i59-79o85-105i112-133o153-174i186-208o228-248i260-280o286-308i)~BUSCO:27196at5125), with the protein MGLLGGISSGGTIALGIIVGLLSTSVQSLGLTLQRKSHILEDEKGPHDVRRPPYRRRRWQIGMGMFIVANLLGSSIQISTLPLPVLSTLQAAGLVFNSICASLILSEPFTRWSFSGTLLVTTGAVLIAIFGAIPSPAHDLNELLELMARRPYIIWMILQALFVLTLAIAVDLINNMSSLSHDARFRLARGITYGVISGDLSAHALLFAKSSVELVIKTVAGRNQFVHWQSWAIVMALVTLALCQLYYLHRGLKLVSTSVLYPLVFCVYNIIAILDGLIYFNQTSLISPLRACLIALGTVILLSGVLALSWRLSDEQHTPGVGQSSLAPGLGLVEDTEEEESLLGSDNAAAEEDSIPHTYQTFPPAIDETPLVPSRKRTPRWAERAEIWGELEDRDEPTTPGSRRRSSTLPRHTESSPLLPTKRSLTGGPGGEESGPSTESTPRRQTRRRRKSTGFPGLVARKHQRNRSSTETGTLNNILSLSWFRNTSRQPSQASTSDGFPWGTTSQPGGSEARGDAGV; encoded by the exons ATGGGGTTGCTTGGCGGCATCTCTTCTGGAGGAACCATAGCT CTTGGAATTATCGTTGGGCTATTGTCAACAAGTGTCCAAAGTCTAGGTCTTACCTTACAACGGAAGTCGCATATACTCGAAGATGAAAAAGGCCCTCACGATGTTCGAAGACCACCTTACCGAAGGAGGAGATGGCAGATCGGCATGGGAATGTTTATCGTTGCGAACCTTTTAGGAAGTAGTATTCAGATTTCGACGCTTCCACTACCTGTCCTTTCGACTTTGCAGGCCGCTGGCCTTGTTTTCAACTCGATATGCGCATCATTAATCCTAAGCGAGCCTTTCACAAGATGGTCTTTCTCCGGCACTCTTCTTGTAACAACAGGCGCTGTACTGATCGCGATATTTGGAGCCATACCTTCACCGGCGCATGACTTGAATGAGCTTCTAGAGCTCATGGCGAGGAGGCCATACATCATCTGGATGATTCTACAAGCGCTTTTCGTTCTCACGCTGGCAATTGCTGTCGATCTGATCAACAACATGTCGAGCCTATCTCACGATGCCCGGTTCCGACTAGCCCGAGGCATTACATACGGCGTCATCAGCGGAGATCTCTCTGCCCATGCCCTTCTATTTGCTAAGTCTTCCGTGGAGCTAGTCATCAAGACCGTTGCAGGACGTAACCAGTTCGTGCACTGGCAATCATGGGCAATCGTTATGGCGCTTGTTACTTTGGCACTCTGCCAACTCTATTACTTACACCGGGGGCTCAAGCTGGTTTCCACGTCTGTTCTTTATCCTTTGGTCTTCTGCGTCTACAATATCATTGCCATTTTAGATGGCTTGATATACTTCAACCAGACAAGCCTAATATCGCCATTGAGGGCATGCCTCATCGCTTTGGGAACAGTTATTTTGCTGTCTGGAGTGTTGGCGTTGTCATGGCGATTAAGCGACGAGCAGCATACCCCTGGCGTTGGCCAATCATCTCTTGCACCCGGTCTTGGGCTTGTGGAAGAtactgaggaggaggaatcTCTTCTCGGCTCAGATAATGCCGCCGCCGAAGAGGATTCGATTCCGCATACATATCAAACGTTCCCGCCCGCGATTGATGAAACACCATTGGTTCCTTCTCGCAAGAGAACCCCACGGTGGGCTGAGCGAGCAGAGATCTGGGGCGAGTTAGAGGATAGGGATGAGCCCACCACCCCGGGCAGCAGGCGGCGGTCTAGCACACTTCCCCGTCACACAGAGTCATCACCCTTGTTACCGACAAAGAGATCTCTCACAGGTGGCCCGGGTGGAGAAGAGTCGGGTCCCAGCACCGAATCTACCCCTCGAAGACAGACTCGAAGACGGCGGAAGAGCACAGGTTTCCCAGGCCTTGTTGCTCGTAAGCACCAGAGAAATAGAAGCTCCACGGAGACAGGCACACTTAACAATATCCTCTCACTCAGCTGGTTCAGAAACACAAGCCGGCAACCGTCACAAGCTAGTACTAGTGACGGCTTCCCTTGGGGCACCACATCACAACCAGGGGGTTCGGAAGCAAGAGGCGATGCAGGTGTATGA
- the VMA4 gene encoding V-ATPase V1 sector subunit E (BUSCO:53155at5125) has product MSQHALSDQQSRLLTRDAPKQVNNELSKMTAFIKQEAMEKAREIEIKANEEFEIEKSKLVRQETDAIDSQYEKKFKQATMSQQITRSTVSNKTRLKVLGARQEMLDNIFEEAQKKLAEGAKDKAKYQKALKGLLLEGFYALNEPELQVRARRKDYDVVKKAIEEAAKDFKKELGKDITAKIQEDDPLPEGIAGGVFIISGSGKIDIDNTFEARLKLLEESAAPAVREALFGKNPNRKFND; this is encoded by the exons ATGTCGCAACACGCTCTATCCGACCAGCAG TCTCGTCTTCTAACGCGCGATGCCCCAAAACAGGTCAACAATGAGCTCAGCAAGATGACTGCGTTCATCAAGCAGGAAGCTATGGAGAAAGCCCGCGAGATCGAGATCAAGGCCAATGAGGAGTTCGAGATTGAGAAGTCCAAGCTTGTCCGCCAGGAGACAGACGCCATCGATAGCCAGTACGAGAAGAAGTTCAAGCAGGCCACCATGTCCCAACAGATCACCCGCTCTACCGTTTCCAACAAGACGCGACTCAAGGTTCTCGGCGCCCGCCAGGAGATGCTTGATAACATTTTCGAGGAGGCTCAGAAGAAGCTCGCCGAGGGTGCCAAGGATAAGGCCAAGTACCAAAAGGCCCTCAAGGGTCTCTTGCTCGAGGGTTTCTATGCTCTTAACGAGCCTGAGCTTCAAGTTCGTGCGCGTAGAAAGGACTACGATGTAGTCAAGAAGGCTATTGAGGAGGCCGCCAAGGACTTCAAGAAGGAGCTCGGAAAGGACATTACGGCAAAGATTCAGGAGGATGATCCTCTTCCTGAGGGAAT TGCCGGTGGAGTGTTTATCATTAGCGGAAGCGGAAAGATCGACATCGACAACACCTTCGAGGCCAGATTGAAGTTGCTGGAGGAGTCCGCTGCGCCTGCTGTGCGAGAGGCTCTATTCGGCAAGAACCCCAACCGCAAGTTCAACGACTAA
- a CDS encoding hypothetical protein (BUSCO:32372at5125), whose protein sequence is MITAVISKQDVLKGWASWTQWSLVCENTDSKLKANDTIRLTAAEVTRIRSSSASYDRHDLNAPTTPAQHQQRQHSRIPSSSSRPLFNQIQDPIERLSTPRSLRRTPKFDAPPSPAPEPRKFHRRAASLGFEPRRTVAPVDDLPESHPTVLGLVPVRSAQPQAPRPRRRLSQDLTEDPDEVSSEHPPSPPRRALSVPAHYPDPHPVLKISKHTHSAILFALEEALRNPNPFTPDLEEESASMADLMASGGIPPPSNGKPAPPFRPGSAPGQSGSPSGIRGPRMIMQERAAREARQRAEAEAQQRERAEQEARILEQARRAEEQRRSASGIAGGQGTDTEARQSMNPQRQAQTAPDNTSARPRANTTGQAPQNRTNRSGTTNQPPPQTFTGSAPGTQPNFAAQGAESGNQGGTSGSKPRNSFPHAFERWETLSAHWEGLTSYWIRKLEQNKDEMNRDPLNQQLARQVTDLSAAGANLFHAVVELQRLRASSERKFQRWFFETRAELERAQEVNAMLEAALDQERQGRANAIRDAVENERGTSKAQKQLAEMRKELSISKEEARRAWEELGRREQEERDRTLSLQSGQPTIVGGVQVVPMTQGGPRHHSSRAQGAYQTEYGSGYPPEATLSPQHQPPAASAGNQYRQQGLQAPMSEGGYSEGEYVIDANGNFLLDAQGNKIPFAAPPSTYSGSDAEAEEYATPATTVPPSGKQDSPSTSTGGGSGGNGGQWTGTHSEPQDYTGQGYGTPGWETVPRHHHPTRLSDVMEEEDERSRASTSRV, encoded by the exons ATGATTACGGCGGTGATATCGAAACAAGATGTCCTCAAGGGTTGGGCTTCATGGACCCAGTGGTCACTGGTTTGCGAAAATACTGACAGTAAGCTCAAGGCCAATGATACCATCCGCCTTAC CGCCGCAGAAGTGACTAGAATACGCTCATCCTCTGCTTCTTACGACCGTCACGACCTTAACGCGCCCACGACCCCTGCCCAACACCAGCAACGCCAGCACTCAAGAATTCCTAGCTCCAGCTCACGGCCACTGTTCAATCAGATCCAGGATCCTATTGAGCGACTCTCTACGCCCCGAAGTCTTCGTCGAACCCCAAAGTTTGACGCACCTCCGAGTCCAGCTCCCGAGCCTCGTAAATTTCACCGCCGAGCCGCATCCCTTGGTTTTGAACCCAGGAGGACCGTCGCGCCCGTTGACGATTTACCGGAAAGTCATCCCACTGTATTGGGACTTGTTCCCGTTCGCTCAGCGCAGCCTCAAGCTCCTCGACCCCGCCGGCGGCTTTCACAAGACTTAACCGAGGACCCTGACGAGGTCTCTTCCGAACATCCCCCGTCCCCTCCGAGACGAGCTCTCTCTGTGCCTGCACATTACCCAGATCCGCACCCTGTACTTAAGATCTCCAAGCATACCCACAGCGCCATCCTCTTTGCACTCGAGGAGGCGCTGCGCAACCCCAATCCTTTCACCCCAGATCTTGAAGAGGAATCTGCAAGCATGGCCGACCTCATGGCTTCTGGAGGTATACCTCCACCCTCCAACGGCAAGCCTGCCCCTCCGTTCCGCCCAGGCTCAGCTCCTGGCCAATCGGGCTCGCCCTCCGGAATTAGAGGTCCGAGAATGATCATGCAGGAACGTGCAGCTCGTGAAGCTCGACAACGCGCAGAGGCCGAGGCGCAACAGCGCGAGAGAGCCGAGCAAGAGGCGCGCATTTTGGAGCAAGCTCGCAGAGCAGAAGAACAGCGTAGATCTGCTTCTGGCATTGCTGGTGGGCAGGGTACTGACACGGAAGCGCGTCAATCCATGAACCCCCAGCGACAGGCGCAAACTGCACCTGATAATACATCAGCTCGTCCTCGAGCAAACACTACCGGACAAGCACCACAAAATCGAACCAATCGATCTGGtaccaccaaccaaccaccCCCTCAAACGTTTACTGGCTCAGCACCAGGAACACAACCTAACTTTGCTGCTCAAGGTGCGGAGAGTGGTAACCAAGGAGGCACCAGTGGTTCGAAACCACGCAACTCCTTTCCTCATGCCTTTGAGCGCTGGGAGACGTTATCTGCCCATTGGGAGGGTCTTACCAGCTACTGGATCCGTAAGCTCGAGCAAAACAAGGATGAGATGAATCGGGATCCTCTGAACCAGCAACTGGCCCGCCAGGTCACAGATCTGTCGGCTGCTGGTGCCAACCTGTTTCATGCTGTCGTTGAGCTTCAGCGTCTCCGTGCAAGTTCTGAACGAAAGTTCCAACGCTGGTTCTTCGAAACACGTGCGGAACTAGAGCGCGCACAAGAAGTAAACGCTATGCTGGAAGCTGCTTTGGACCAGGAGCGTCAAGGCCGAGCTAATGCCATCCGAGACGCTGTCGAAAACGAGCGTGGAACTTCAAAGGCGCAGAAGCAGCTTGCTGAGATGCGCAAGGAGCTGTCCATATCCAAAGAAGAGGCACGCCGAGCATGGGAGGAACTCGGACGACGCGAGCAGGAGGAGCGTGACAGAACATTGTCTCTTCAATCAGGGCAACCTACCATTGTTGGAGGAGTTCAGGTTGTTCCAATGACTCAAGGCGGACCCAGACATCACAGCAGTCGAGCTCAAGGGGCTTACCAAACTGAATATGGATCTGGCTACCCACCTGAAGCAACATTGTCTCCCCAGCATCAACCTCCCGCGGCCAGTGCTGGCAATCAATACCGCCAGCAAGGACTTCAAGCACCAATGTCTGAGGGTGGTTACAGCGAAGGTGAGTACGTGATCGATGCAAATGGCAACTTCTTGTTGGATGCCCAAGGAAATAAGATTCCCTTCGCTGCACCACCTTCCACTTACTCTGGTTCTGATGCTGAAGCAGAAGAGTATGCAACACCTGCCACCACCGTGCCACCAAGCGGTAAGCAAGATTCCCCCTCAACTTCTACTGGAGGGGGAAGTGGTGGCAATGGTGGCCAGTGGACTGGCACACACTCGGAGCCCCAGGATTATACTGGTCAAGGGTATGGTACTCCTGGTTGGGAAACAGTCCCTCGCCATCACCATCCTACCCGGCTGAGCGATGTcatggaagaggaggatgaacGCAGCCGAGCCAGCACGAGCCGTGTTTAG